One genomic region from Halorussus rarus encodes:
- a CDS encoding dipeptide ABC transporter ATP-binding protein — protein MSAHTPNDEESAGVASPRDDEGHLLDVRNLRTEFLTGEGSVVAADDVSFALDRGETMGIVGESGAGKSVTARSIMRLIDSPGEITGGQVLFEGRDLLELAESEMQGVRGKDIALIPQDPMSSLNPVLTVGSQIIETIRHHQGLGEEEARRRAVEAMREVGIPDAEARIDDYPHEFSGGMRQRVLLAIGLSCEPDLIIADEPTTALDVTTQAKMLDLLNELQEEMGMAVLIITHNLGVVAQTCDHVGVMYAGNLVETAELGDLFDDPQHPYTRALIDSIPEVDADYDELPTLEGAMPDLTDLPEGCNFAPRCQYATEACRTGGDPPLEPVPGTSSKAACIHAEELDLSESDVRETGAGRADVDRSGDPLFEVRNLKKHFSAGDGVLGDLSLSFDGGLPSVERQYVKAVDGVSFDIYEGETLGLVGESGCGKSTVARTALKLLEPTDGEVYFEGEPVHEMGSSDVRSLRREMQMVFQDPQSSLNPRKTVGQIVGRAMEKHGIATGEEKDERVRDLLERVGLSRDAAQRYPHEFSGGQQQRVAIAHALAVEPKLIVCDEPVSALDVSVQAQILNLLNDIQAERGISFLFISHNIGVVRHICDRVAVMYLGTIAEIGTVEQVFGPPYHPYTESLLSAVPHADPDRETDRILLEGSVPSPIDPPSGCRFHTRCPKKIGEVCEREVPELEEKRAGTGHEISCHLSVEEMSERDFETESETAVRGD, from the coding sequence ATGAGCGCGCACACGCCGAACGACGAGGAATCGGCCGGAGTCGCATCGCCGAGGGACGACGAGGGCCACCTGCTCGACGTCCGGAACCTCCGCACGGAGTTCCTGACCGGGGAGGGGTCGGTCGTCGCCGCCGACGACGTCTCGTTCGCGCTCGACCGCGGCGAGACGATGGGCATCGTCGGCGAGTCCGGCGCCGGCAAGAGCGTGACCGCCCGGTCGATCATGCGGCTCATCGACTCGCCCGGCGAGATAACCGGCGGGCAGGTGCTGTTCGAGGGCAGGGACCTGCTGGAACTCGCCGAGTCGGAGATGCAGGGCGTCCGGGGCAAGGACATCGCGCTCATCCCCCAGGACCCGATGTCCTCGCTCAACCCCGTGCTGACGGTGGGCTCCCAGATAATCGAGACCATCCGACACCACCAGGGGCTCGGCGAGGAGGAGGCCCGGCGCCGCGCCGTCGAGGCGATGCGGGAGGTCGGCATCCCCGACGCCGAGGCCCGCATCGACGACTACCCCCACGAGTTCTCCGGCGGGATGCGCCAGCGCGTCCTGCTGGCCATCGGGCTGTCGTGCGAGCCCGACCTCATCATCGCCGACGAGCCGACCACCGCGCTCGACGTGACGACCCAGGCCAAGATGCTCGACCTCCTGAACGAGCTCCAGGAGGAGATGGGGATGGCGGTGCTGATCATCACCCACAACCTCGGCGTGGTCGCCCAGACCTGCGACCACGTCGGCGTGATGTACGCGGGCAACCTGGTCGAGACCGCCGAGCTCGGCGACCTGTTCGACGACCCGCAACACCCCTACACCCGGGCGCTCATCGACTCGATTCCCGAGGTCGACGCCGACTACGACGAGCTGCCGACGCTGGAGGGCGCGATGCCCGACCTGACCGACCTCCCGGAGGGCTGCAACTTCGCGCCCCGGTGTCAGTACGCGACGGAGGCGTGTCGCACCGGCGGGGACCCGCCGCTCGAACCGGTCCCCGGCACGAGCTCGAAGGCGGCCTGCATCCACGCCGAGGAGCTCGACCTCTCGGAGAGCGACGTCCGCGAGACCGGCGCGGGCCGGGCGGACGTCGACCGCAGCGGCGACCCCCTGTTCGAGGTCAGGAACCTGAAGAAGCACTTCAGCGCGGGTGACGGCGTGCTCGGGGACCTCAGCCTCTCGTTCGACGGCGGCCTGCCGTCGGTCGAACGGCAGTACGTCAAGGCGGTCGACGGCGTGAGCTTCGACATCTACGAGGGCGAGACGCTCGGGCTCGTCGGCGAGTCGGGCTGCGGGAAGTCGACGGTCGCCCGGACCGCGCTCAAGCTGCTCGAACCCACCGACGGCGAGGTGTACTTCGAGGGCGAGCCGGTCCACGAGATGGGGAGCTCGGACGTCCGGAGCCTCCGCCGGGAGATGCAGATGGTGTTCCAGGACCCCCAGAGCTCGCTCAACCCCCGCAAGACCGTCGGCCAGATCGTCGGCCGGGCGATGGAGAAGCACGGCATCGCCACCGGCGAGGAGAAGGACGAGCGCGTGCGGGATCTGCTGGAGCGGGTCGGCCTCTCGCGCGACGCGGCCCAGCGGTACCCCCACGAGTTCTCGGGCGGCCAGCAGCAGCGGGTCGCCATCGCCCACGCGCTGGCGGTCGAGCCGAAGCTCATCGTCTGCGACGAGCCGGTGTCGGCGCTCGACGTGAGCGTGCAGGCCCAGATCCTCAACCTGCTCAACGACATCCAGGCCGAGCGGGGCATCTCGTTCCTGTTCATCTCTCACAACATCGGCGTGGTCCGCCACATCTGCGACCGAGTGGCGGTGATGTATCTGGGCACCATCGCCGAGATCGGCACGGTCGAGCAGGTGTTCGGCCCGCCGTACCACCCCTACACCGAGAGCCTGCTGTCGGCGGTGCCCCACGCCGACCCCGACCGGGAGACCGACCGCATCCTGCTGGAGGGGTCGGTCCCGAGCCCCATCGACCCGCCGTCGGGCTGTCGGTTCCACACGCGCTGTCCGAAGAAGATCGGCGAAGTGTGCGAGCGGGAGGTCCCGGAACTGGAGGAGAAGCGGGCCGGAACCGGCCACGAGATATCGTGTCACCTCTCGGTCGAGGAGATGAGCGAGCGCGACTTCGAGACCGAGTCCGAGACTGCGGTGCGGGGCGACTGA
- the nucS gene encoding endonuclease NucS — MVAEQLDAPDPDALVAEAKAAFRDGAMLTVQARCEVEYDGRTSGYLGPGDRVLVAKPDGTFLVHQPTGHKPVNWMPGGGSVSARTSDGGAAGTAAESTSSAERGSADSQAATPRDDGDEPRVAVLLARRTNPSERVEARILDAYGLTRFDATDGATYEESGTEAEMHEYIEANPDVLEEGLRIVEHERESKYGFIDFFARDAEGTPVVVEVKRIQATLNHFDQLQRYVSLYEETNDEVRGMLVAPAASERVQRALRDNGLEFVGLEEFDTDAKGATEAKLTDF, encoded by the coding sequence ATGGTCGCCGAGCAACTCGACGCGCCCGACCCCGACGCCCTCGTCGCCGAGGCGAAGGCGGCGTTCCGGGACGGCGCGATGCTGACCGTGCAGGCCCGCTGCGAGGTGGAGTACGACGGCCGGACCTCGGGCTACCTCGGCCCGGGCGACCGCGTGCTGGTCGCCAAGCCCGACGGCACCTTCCTGGTCCACCAGCCCACCGGGCACAAGCCCGTCAACTGGATGCCCGGCGGCGGCAGCGTCTCCGCGCGCACCAGCGACGGGGGCGCGGCGGGCACCGCCGCGGAATCGACGAGTAGCGCGGAGCGAGGCTCCGCGGACAGTCAAGCGGCGACGCCGCGCGACGACGGTGACGAACCGCGAGTGGCGGTCCTGCTCGCCCGGCGGACCAACCCGAGCGAGCGCGTCGAGGCGAGAATTCTGGACGCCTACGGCCTGACCCGGTTCGACGCCACCGACGGCGCGACCTACGAGGAGTCGGGCACCGAGGCCGAGATGCACGAGTACATCGAGGCCAACCCCGACGTGCTGGAGGAGGGGCTGCGCATCGTCGAGCACGAGCGCGAGAGCAAGTACGGCTTCATCGACTTCTTCGCGCGCGACGCCGAGGGCACGCCGGTCGTCGTGGAGGTCAAGCGCATCCAGGCGACGCTGAACCACTTCGACCAGCTCCAGCGGTACGTCTCGCTGTATGAAGAGACCAACGACGAGGTCCGCGGGATGCTCGTCGCGCCCGCGGCCTCCGAGCGCGTGCAGCGGGCGCTCCGGGACAACGGCCTGGAGTTCGTCGGCCTCGAAGAGTTCGACACCGACGCCAAGGGGGCGACCGAGGCGAAGCTGACCGACTTCTGA
- a CDS encoding AAA family ATPase → MAETDALDRRPETPRLIVVCGLPGVGKTTVAEDIADRLDGRLLRTDVVRKELLTDPDYTEEESRMVYRELFDRASEIVEAGRSAVLDGTFKDAGDRDRAAELSESLGAEFRLVKVECAEDVVRERIARREGDASDADFEVHELYREQFDAIATDHVTVDNSDGRDATARQVDEAF, encoded by the coding sequence GTGGCTGAGACCGACGCCCTCGACCGACGGCCCGAGACGCCCCGACTGATCGTGGTCTGCGGCCTGCCCGGCGTCGGCAAGACCACCGTCGCCGAGGACATCGCCGACCGCCTCGACGGACGCCTGCTCCGGACCGACGTGGTCCGCAAGGAGCTCCTGACCGACCCGGACTACACCGAGGAGGAGTCCCGGATGGTCTACCGCGAACTGTTCGACCGCGCGAGCGAAATCGTCGAGGCGGGCCGGAGCGCCGTGCTCGACGGGACGTTCAAGGACGCCGGCGACCGCGACCGCGCCGCGGAGCTGTCCGAATCGCTCGGCGCCGAGTTCCGGCTGGTCAAGGTCGAGTGCGCCGAGGACGTGGTCCGCGAGCGGATCGCGCGCCGCGAGGGCGACGCGAGCGACGCCGACTTCGAGGTCCACGAGCTGTACCGCGAGCAGTTCGACGCCATCGCGACCGACCACGTGACGGTCGACAACTCCGACGGCCGCGACGCGACCGCCCGGCAGGTCGACGAGGCGTTCTGA
- a CDS encoding glycosyltransferase family 2 protein, whose amino-acid sequence MARNSDADGLVSVVVPTHYRNDRLRQALDSVAAQEYRPIEVVVVDGSDDEHARPVVAEYEAARYVRQRRDEGPQAARSIGAEASDGRYVQFLDDDDRLAPSKIRKQVALLDDAERVGVAYCGMRDEVRGEIPPNPVVRGDVIERALEMRTFPCINSTMLIDREVLARALPLRHRHGADDTGLKVDLALQTEFDFVAEPLVVRGRPGGSLSESWGYLDGRLEVIATYDRLYRQFPDRVRRRALRETRYQAGRKLLAERGWSPRATAQFARSARLTPDDRAYHLAAALGSLAGRPGLAAVDRLFGRDGT is encoded by the coding sequence ATGGCGCGCAACTCCGACGCGGACGGACTCGTCTCGGTCGTCGTCCCGACCCACTACCGCAACGACCGGCTCCGCCAGGCGCTCGACAGCGTCGCGGCCCAGGAGTACCGACCGATAGAGGTCGTCGTGGTCGACGGCTCGGACGACGAGCACGCCCGGCCGGTCGTCGCCGAGTACGAGGCGGCCCGGTACGTCCGCCAGCGCCGCGACGAGGGGCCCCAGGCGGCACGGAGCATCGGTGCGGAGGCGTCCGACGGCCGGTACGTGCAGTTCCTGGACGACGACGACCGGCTGGCGCCGTCGAAGATCCGCAAGCAGGTGGCCCTGCTCGACGACGCGGAGCGAGTCGGCGTCGCCTACTGCGGCATGCGCGACGAGGTTCGGGGCGAGATCCCCCCGAACCCGGTCGTCCGGGGCGACGTCATCGAGCGGGCGCTGGAGATGCGGACGTTCCCGTGCATCAACTCCACGATGCTGATCGACCGCGAGGTGCTCGCCCGGGCCCTCCCGCTCCGGCACCGCCACGGCGCCGACGACACGGGCCTGAAGGTCGACCTCGCGCTCCAGACCGAGTTCGACTTCGTTGCCGAACCGCTGGTGGTCCGGGGCCGGCCCGGGGGTTCGCTGTCGGAGTCGTGGGGCTACCTCGACGGCCGGCTGGAGGTCATCGCCACGTACGACCGGCTCTACCGACAGTTCCCCGACCGAGTCCGTCGGCGCGCGCTCCGGGAGACCCGCTACCAGGCCGGCCGGAAGCTCCTGGCCGAGCGCGGCTGGTCGCCCCGCGCCACCGCCCAGTTCGCCCGGTCGGCGCGCCTGACGCCAGACGACCGCGCCTACCACCTCGCGGCCGCGCTCGGGTCGCTGGCGGGGCGGCCGGGGCTGGCGGCGGTCGACCGGCTGTTCGGCCGCGACGGCACCTGA
- a CDS encoding M20 family metallopeptidase: protein MTASRDELADLAGDLVAIPTENPPGDERPGAEFVVDWFDERDIRARLVEEPDPDRAQAVAWVGDDPRDARSDPDATALVLNGHLDVVPAGDRAEWHHDPFAGTVADGRLYGRGSADMKTNLAAAMLTLRDLAPAFEAGDLDGSLVFHAAMGEETGDPGTRTLVEAGYGGDCAVVLEPTDCRVGTSAKGVVTYRVGVSGASSHASRPDQGTNAIDAARPVLAAIDDYDARLREREDPLVGRAYATVTEFEAGTDSNMAVVPGRAEFLLDRRILPDEDIDTVQGEVEDLLAAAEREAGVETDLTRIMHYASAGIPTDHPLAERFRALSAERADAPGEPWGLEAATDAREFVAAGIPAIIWGPGELAQAHTADEHVDLDDAALGLEILREAAGEILAGESGGFRDGRETEERSDGS, encoded by the coding sequence ATGACCGCTTCACGCGACGAGCTCGCCGACCTCGCGGGCGATCTCGTCGCCATCCCGACCGAGAATCCGCCGGGCGACGAGCGCCCGGGCGCCGAGTTCGTCGTCGACTGGTTCGACGAGCGCGACATCCGGGCCCGCCTCGTGGAGGAGCCCGACCCCGACCGCGCCCAGGCGGTCGCGTGGGTCGGCGACGACCCGCGGGACGCGCGCTCGGACCCCGACGCCACCGCGCTCGTGCTCAACGGCCACCTCGACGTGGTGCCGGCGGGCGACCGCGCTGAGTGGCACCACGACCCCTTCGCGGGGACCGTCGCTGACGGCCGGCTCTACGGCCGGGGCAGCGCCGACATGAAGACCAACCTCGCGGCGGCCATGCTGACGCTCCGGGACCTCGCGCCCGCGTTCGAGGCCGGCGACCTCGACGGGTCGCTCGTCTTCCACGCCGCGATGGGCGAGGAGACCGGCGACCCCGGTACCCGGACGCTCGTGGAGGCGGGCTACGGCGGCGACTGCGCCGTCGTGCTGGAGCCGACCGATTGCCGGGTCGGGACCAGCGCGAAGGGCGTCGTCACGTATCGCGTCGGCGTCTCCGGGGCGTCCTCGCACGCGAGTCGCCCCGACCAGGGCACCAACGCCATCGACGCCGCCAGGCCGGTCCTCGCGGCGATAGACGACTACGACGCTCGACTCCGCGAGCGCGAGGACCCCCTCGTCGGCCGGGCATACGCGACCGTCACCGAGTTCGAGGCCGGCACCGACTCCAACATGGCGGTGGTACCGGGCCGGGCCGAGTTCCTGCTCGACCGACGCATCCTGCCCGACGAGGACATCGACACGGTCCAGGGGGAGGTCGAGGACCTGCTCGCGGCCGCGGAGCGCGAGGCGGGCGTCGAGACCGACCTGACCCGGATCATGCACTACGCCTCGGCTGGGATTCCGACCGATCATCCGCTGGCCGAGCGGTTCCGGGCGCTCTCTGCCGAGCGGGCGGACGCGCCCGGCGAACCGTGGGGGCTGGAGGCCGCGACCGACGCCCGGGAGTTCGTGGCGGCCGGAATCCCGGCCATCATCTGGGGGCCGGGCGAACTCGCGCAGGCCCACACCGCCGACGAGCACGTCGACCTCGACGACGCCGCGCTCGGCCTGGAGATCCTGCGGGAGGCCGCGGGGGAGATTCTAGCCGGTGAGTCCGGCGGATTCAGAGACGGACGCGAGACGGAGGAGCGGTCGGACGGCTCCTAG
- a CDS encoding PH domain-containing protein, with amino-acid sequence MARGLPAVWSTLVGFPFVATGAYVALGNANVPSNVGIPTAIFGLFVVVVGIYIHVVATPDPPTMRDGEEVVDSRHPAQRAALAKILVGFAGLAVTAYLLFFTFVPYVYPTASFAVGLYLFSTGLYTYWTNTLTTYYVTTERLIKEYRFVSLVRQELPFEKVRGVEERRSIWEALVGLGNVRVASGGGGTLEIVVRNVYSPTRFSDEIRDLL; translated from the coding sequence ATGGCACGAGGACTACCAGCCGTCTGGAGCACGCTCGTCGGGTTCCCGTTCGTCGCGACCGGCGCGTACGTCGCACTCGGGAACGCGAACGTCCCGTCGAACGTCGGGATCCCGACCGCGATATTCGGGCTGTTCGTCGTCGTCGTCGGGATCTACATCCACGTCGTCGCGACCCCGGACCCGCCCACGATGCGGGACGGCGAGGAGGTCGTCGACAGCCGCCACCCCGCCCAGCGGGCCGCGCTCGCCAAGATTCTGGTCGGGTTCGCCGGCCTCGCGGTCACGGCGTACCTGCTGTTCTTCACGTTCGTCCCCTACGTCTACCCGACGGCGTCGTTCGCGGTCGGGCTCTACCTGTTCTCGACGGGGCTGTACACCTACTGGACGAACACGCTGACGACCTACTACGTGACGACCGAGCGACTCATCAAGGAGTACCGGTTCGTCTCGCTCGTCCGCCAGGAGCTCCCGTTCGAGAAGGTCCGCGGCGTCGAGGAGCGCCGGTCCATCTGGGAGGCGCTCGTCGGCCTCGGCAACGTCCGGGTCGCGTCCGGCGGCGGCGGGACGCTCGAGATCGTCGTCCGGAACGTCTACTCGCCGACGCGGTTCTCCGACGAGATCAGGGACCTGCTCTGA
- a CDS encoding SDR family oxidoreductase — MHVLVAGSHGQVGQHVTRLLAASDHEVHGMVRDEAQTTDVEELGAEPVLADLTQDVTSAVRGCDAVVFAAGSGGEDVEGVDRDGAINLIEAAEREDADRFVMLSSINADSPEDSPEELRPYLNAKAAADERLRESDLTYTIVRPGALTNEDGTGRIRTGADLDRKDGDIPREDAAETLVAALEMEATYGLTFEVLSGDEPVEDALADPLNAE, encoded by the coding sequence ATGCACGTACTCGTAGCCGGTTCGCACGGGCAGGTCGGCCAGCACGTCACCCGGCTGCTGGCCGCGTCGGACCACGAGGTCCACGGGATGGTCCGCGACGAGGCCCAGACCACCGACGTCGAGGAGCTCGGCGCCGAGCCGGTCCTCGCCGACCTGACGCAGGACGTCACCAGCGCAGTCCGGGGGTGCGACGCCGTCGTGTTCGCCGCGGGCTCGGGCGGTGAGGACGTGGAGGGCGTCGACCGCGACGGCGCCATCAACCTCATCGAGGCCGCCGAGCGCGAGGACGCCGACCGGTTCGTGATGCTGAGCTCCATCAACGCCGACTCGCCCGAGGACAGCCCCGAAGAGCTCCGACCGTACCTGAACGCGAAGGCCGCGGCCGACGAGCGACTCCGCGAGAGCGACCTGACGTACACCATCGTCCGGCCGGGCGCGCTGACGAACGAGGACGGCACCGGCCGCATCCGGACCGGCGCCGACCTCGACCGGAAGGACGGCGACATCCCCCGCGAGGACGCCGCCGAGACGCTGGTCGCCGCCCTGGAGATGGAGGCCACCTACGGGCTCACGTTCGAGGTGCTCTCGGGCGACGAGCCCGTCGAGGACGCGCTGGCCGACCCGCTGAACGCGGAGTGA
- a CDS encoding SIMPL domain-containing protein: protein MRRKLAVLALALLTATAGCAGFGSLSTNASPQSVDGPTQNADRTVQVSASGQVQTAPDRAVVRVAVTAGADSVETVRQRLAENASQLRSALEEAGLGDDQVTSTRYDIGQNYRHEESPSEPKFRGQHAFVVTVDETERAGEIVVTAVENGATRVEDVRFTITQDTRNDLRERALAKAIENARGKAAVAANGTGLELAGVHTVSTVDVSTSPVIRQSLDYAAASAGGNGAPTSFESGSVTVTADAVVVYNATGA from the coding sequence ATGAGACGGAAACTCGCCGTCCTCGCGCTCGCGCTGCTGACCGCGACGGCCGGCTGCGCCGGATTCGGCTCGCTGAGCACGAACGCATCGCCGCAGTCGGTCGACGGACCGACGCAGAACGCCGACCGGACCGTTCAGGTGTCGGCATCCGGACAGGTCCAGACCGCGCCCGACCGGGCGGTCGTCCGGGTCGCCGTCACGGCGGGGGCCGACTCGGTCGAGACCGTCCGGCAGCGACTCGCCGAGAACGCCTCGCAGCTCCGGAGCGCGCTCGAGGAGGCGGGGCTGGGCGACGACCAGGTCACGTCGACCCGGTACGACATCGGCCAGAACTACCGCCACGAGGAGAGCCCGTCCGAGCCCAAGTTCCGGGGCCAGCACGCGTTCGTCGTGACGGTCGACGAGACCGAGCGCGCCGGCGAGATCGTCGTCACGGCGGTCGAGAACGGCGCGACCCGCGTCGAGGACGTCCGGTTCACAATCACCCAGGACACCCGGAACGACCTTCGCGAGCGGGCGCTGGCCAAGGCTATCGAGAACGCCCGCGGCAAGGCGGCCGTGGCCGCGAACGGGACCGGACTCGAACTCGCGGGCGTCCACACCGTCAGTACGGTCGACGTCTCGACCTCCCCGGTCATCCGGCAGTCGCTCGACTACGCGGCGGCCAGCGCCGGCGGCAACGGCGCGCCCACCTCCTTCGAGAGCGGGTCGGTCACCGTCACCGCGGACGCGGTGGTCGTCTACAACGCCACCGGCGCCTGA
- a CDS encoding bacterio-opsin activator domain-containing protein, whose protein sequence is MAGTEGEPEVDFELKERAMDEAPVGITISDPDREDNQLIYANEAFERLTGYPSEEILGRNCRFLQGEESDSEAVAAMGEAVAAEEAVTVELVNYRADSEAFWNEVTIAPLRDGDGEVTHFVGFQNDVTARKEAELEVERRKRDLEHLVGRINGLLEDVTETLMRSTSRAEDERGVTERLAAADPYAFAWFGELDLVAEAVVPSAWAGEGDALDGVAIDVDADDPTARAFDAQSIQTGVVDGTACADRVPGARSLAAVPVAYRDTVYGVLTVYSDEPDAFDERETVVLEALGRTVGTAINARESSKALTADNPVELEFGVRDRGLFFVDLSARGDCRLEYLGSVNQEGAALSMFFTTDAAPERIEELAADVPEVEDATLVSGDDESNLFEFRLADGTVVADLAERGAKTREMSAEGGTGRLILELPPAVDSRAIADLVRERVPGSELLAHRERDRPATTRGEFVAALGERLTDRQVTALQKAYFGGYYDPSRSTTGDELAESMGISRATFHQHLRAAERKLIGEFVDAGI, encoded by the coding sequence ATGGCCGGGACTGAGGGAGAGCCCGAGGTCGACTTCGAGCTCAAGGAGCGCGCGATGGACGAGGCCCCGGTCGGGATCACGATCTCCGACCCGGACCGCGAGGACAACCAGCTGATCTACGCCAACGAGGCGTTCGAGCGCCTGACGGGCTACCCCAGCGAGGAGATCCTGGGCCGGAACTGCCGGTTCCTCCAGGGCGAGGAGTCGGACTCCGAGGCCGTCGCGGCGATGGGCGAGGCGGTCGCCGCCGAGGAGGCGGTGACGGTCGAACTGGTGAACTACCGGGCCGACAGCGAGGCGTTCTGGAACGAGGTGACAATCGCGCCCCTCAGGGACGGGGACGGCGAGGTCACCCACTTCGTCGGGTTCCAGAACGACGTCACGGCCCGCAAGGAGGCCGAGCTGGAGGTCGAGCGGCGCAAGCGCGACCTCGAACACCTCGTCGGTCGCATCAACGGACTGCTCGAGGACGTCACCGAGACGCTGATGCGCTCGACCTCCCGGGCGGAGGACGAGCGCGGCGTGACCGAGCGCCTCGCCGCCGCAGACCCGTACGCGTTCGCCTGGTTCGGCGAGCTCGACCTGGTCGCGGAGGCCGTCGTCCCGTCGGCGTGGGCCGGCGAGGGCGACGCGCTCGACGGCGTCGCGATAGACGTCGACGCCGACGACCCGACCGCTCGGGCGTTCGACGCGCAGTCGATACAGACGGGCGTCGTCGACGGGACCGCCTGCGCCGACCGCGTGCCGGGCGCCCGGTCGCTGGCCGCGGTCCCGGTCGCGTACCGCGACACGGTGTACGGCGTGCTGACCGTCTACTCGGACGAGCCCGACGCGTTCGACGAGCGAGAGACCGTCGTCCTGGAGGCGCTGGGTCGGACGGTCGGGACCGCCATCAACGCCCGGGAGAGCAGCAAGGCGCTCACTGCCGACAATCCGGTCGAACTCGAGTTCGGCGTGCGCGACCGGGGGCTGTTCTTCGTCGACCTCTCAGCCCGAGGCGACTGCCGGCTCGAGTACCTGGGGTCGGTCAACCAGGAGGGCGCGGCGCTCTCGATGTTCTTCACGACCGACGCCGCGCCCGAGCGCATCGAAGAGCTGGCCGCCGACGTCCCGGAGGTCGAGGACGCGACGCTCGTCAGCGGCGACGACGAGTCGAACCTCTTCGAGTTCCGGCTCGCCGACGGCACGGTGGTCGCCGACCTCGCCGAGCGGGGCGCGAAGACCCGAGAGATGTCGGCCGAAGGCGGGACGGGGCGGCTCATCCTCGAACTCCCGCCGGCGGTCGACTCCCGGGCGATCGCGGACCTCGTCCGGGAGCGCGTGCCCGGAAGCGAACTCCTCGCCCACCGGGAGCGCGACCGCCCGGCGACCACGCGGGGCGAGTTCGTCGCGGCGCTGGGCGAGCGGCTCACCGACCGGCAGGTCACGGCGCTCCAGAAGGCATACTTCGGGGGGTACTACGACCCCAGTCGCTCGACCACGGGCGACGAACTGGCCGAGTCGATGGGCATCTCGCGGGCGACGTTCCACCAGCACCTCCGGGCGGCCGAGCGGAAGCTGATCGGCGAGTTCGTCGACGCGGGTATCTGA
- a CDS encoding DUF7563 family protein, protein MPNCDHCGSYVSNAFVRVFADERGRIGACPECSANAGIVQVAMSRTES, encoded by the coding sequence ATGCCGAACTGTGACCACTGCGGAAGCTACGTTTCGAACGCCTTCGTGCGCGTCTTCGCCGACGAGCGCGGCCGGATAGGCGCCTGTCCGGAGTGCTCCGCGAACGCGGGCATCGTCCAGGTGGCGATGAGCAGGACCGAGTCGTGA
- a CDS encoding phytoene/squalene synthase family protein — protein sequence MVTNEQLRTSRAVQRRTGRTFHVATRFLPERARYPTYVLYAFFRTADDVVDDPDPDAPAEQRAELARLREAALGERETDDPVLAAFDDVRERRGIPDREVREFVDAMAADVDPEGYDTGDELAGYLRGSSVAVAYMMLAVMDPENREAARPHAKALAEAFQLTNFLRDVREDVTEYGRVYLPRETLAEHGVSTDAVRDLRFSEGVAAAVRAELRRTEERYREGVAGIEHLPADCQFPVLLSAVLYAEHHRLVRERDYDVISATPSLGYRDYLRLVARTWWHWRRERDPEAVFYRASAISAEDGMEPEEGTGLSGATRRTGSGCQVVDRLRSWWPVG from the coding sequence ATGGTGACGAACGAGCAACTCCGGACGAGCAGAGCGGTACAGCGACGGACCGGCCGGACGTTCCACGTGGCGACCCGGTTCCTCCCCGAGCGGGCGCGCTATCCGACGTACGTGCTGTACGCGTTCTTCCGGACCGCCGACGACGTCGTCGACGACCCCGACCCGGACGCGCCGGCCGAGCAGCGGGCCGAACTCGCCCGACTCCGCGAGGCCGCGCTCGGCGAGCGCGAGACCGACGACCCGGTGCTCGCGGCGTTCGACGACGTGCGCGAGCGCCGGGGCATCCCCGACCGGGAGGTCCGCGAGTTCGTCGACGCCATGGCGGCCGACGTCGACCCGGAGGGGTACGACACCGGCGACGAACTGGCGGGCTACCTCCGGGGGTCGTCGGTCGCGGTCGCCTACATGATGCTGGCCGTGATGGACCCCGAGAATCGCGAGGCGGCCCGACCCCACGCGAAGGCGCTCGCCGAGGCGTTCCAGCTCACGAACTTCCTCCGGGACGTCCGGGAGGACGTCACCGAGTACGGCCGGGTGTACCTCCCGCGCGAGACGCTCGCGGAGCACGGCGTCTCGACGGACGCGGTCCGCGACCTGCGCTTCTCCGAGGGGGTCGCCGCCGCGGTCCGGGCCGAACTCCGGCGCACCGAAGAGCGCTACCGCGAGGGGGTCGCCGGCATCGAGCACCTGCCCGCGGACTGCCAGTTCCCCGTGCTGCTCTCGGCGGTGCTGTACGCCGAGCACCACCGGCTCGTCCGCGAGCGCGACTACGACGTGATCTCGGCGACGCCGAGCCTCGGCTACCGCGATTACCTCCGACTGGTCGCGCGGACCTGGTGGCACTGGCGGCGCGAGCGCGACCCCGAGGCGGTCTTCTACCGGGCGAGCGCGATTTCAGCAGAGGACGGGATGGAACCGGAGGAGGGGACCGGGCTGTCCGGTGCGACCAGACGGACGGGGTCGGGCTGTCAGGTCGTGGATCGGCTGCGGTCGTGGTGGCCCGTGGGGTGA